One region of Pseudomonas alvandae genomic DNA includes:
- a CDS encoding DUF4136 domain-containing protein, whose translation MFRRLVPFALVLLLGACANNQVNHDFDTSRDFAAYRSWSWKEPALQYRPDDPRIKSDLTEQRIRQAVADQLDQRGLRPAQAGARGDMQVQAYLIVEDRQQQVTTNYGGGWGGPWNGYWGGPMYNETRNVSYKVATVQIDLLDGKDGKLVWRGSDEQLLSDSPNPAERSTKVRETVGRILSNYPPR comes from the coding sequence ATGTTCCGCCGTCTTGTTCCGTTTGCCCTTGTCCTGCTGCTCGGCGCTTGCGCCAATAACCAGGTCAACCATGACTTCGACACCAGTCGGGATTTCGCGGCCTACCGCAGTTGGAGCTGGAAAGAACCGGCCCTGCAATATCGCCCCGATGACCCGCGTATCAAGAGCGACCTGACCGAGCAGCGGATCCGCCAGGCGGTCGCCGATCAGCTTGACCAGCGTGGCTTGCGACCGGCGCAGGCGGGGGCTCGGGGTGACATGCAGGTCCAGGCCTATCTGATCGTCGAAGACCGCCAGCAGCAAGTGACGACAAACTATGGCGGCGGTTGGGGTGGCCCGTGGAATGGCTATTGGGGCGGGCCGATGTACAACGAGACCCGCAACGTCAGCTACAAGGTCGCCACGGTGCAGATCGACCTGCTCGATGGCAAGGACGGCAAGCTGGTGTGGCGTGGCAGCGACGAGCAACTGCTCAGCGATTCGCCCAACCCGGCGGAACGCAGCACGAAGGTGCGTGAGACGGTGGGGCGGATCCTGTCCAATTATCCTCCCCGCTGA
- a CDS encoding MaoC family dehydratase produces MTIQWHEINTAPSMSGLYAKAATRRKITGATLPDIGLRQMIQVDPQRLAAYRKVCGFAESGLLPPTYPHVLAFALQMQLLTAREFPFPLLGLVHLSNRIRVLRPMGGVSQVQASVNVENLQPHAKGAVFDLVTRIEDQLGPLWEAESQMLCKGVQLDGALVEEPPSSPLDLTEVARWTAPADIGRQYAKVSGDYNPIHLSGASARLFGFPTAIAHGLWNKARALAALDDHLPEANIEINVTFKKPVRLPSEVTLLASAAGSSGHFRLDGAGALEHMQGSWQPVA; encoded by the coding sequence ATGACGATCCAATGGCATGAGATAAACACTGCGCCGTCGATGTCCGGGCTGTACGCCAAGGCCGCGACACGCCGCAAGATAACCGGCGCGACCTTGCCCGACATCGGGCTGCGCCAGATGATCCAGGTCGACCCGCAACGCCTCGCGGCGTATCGCAAGGTCTGTGGCTTCGCCGAAAGCGGGTTGCTGCCACCGACCTATCCCCATGTCCTGGCGTTCGCCCTGCAAATGCAGTTGCTGACCGCCCGGGAGTTCCCGTTCCCCTTGCTGGGACTGGTTCACCTGAGCAACCGCATCCGTGTGCTGCGGCCCATGGGCGGAGTCAGCCAAGTGCAAGCCAGCGTCAACGTCGAGAACCTGCAACCTCACGCCAAGGGTGCGGTGTTCGATCTGGTGACCCGTATCGAGGATCAGTTGGGACCGCTGTGGGAAGCCGAGAGCCAGATGCTGTGCAAGGGTGTCCAGCTCGATGGTGCGCTCGTCGAGGAGCCGCCGTCGTCGCCCCTCGATCTGACCGAAGTGGCGCGTTGGACAGCGCCCGCGGACATTGGCCGGCAATACGCCAAGGTTTCCGGCGACTACAACCCGATCCACCTGAGCGGCGCCAGCGCCCGATTGTTCGGTTTTCCCACCGCCATCGCCCATGGGCTGTGGAACAAGGCCCGGGCCCTGGCGGCGCTGGATGACCATTTGCCCGAGGCCAACATCGAAATCAACGTAACCTTCAAGAAACCGGTACGCCTGCCCAGCGAGGTGACGTTGCTGGCAAGTGCGGCGGGGTCCAGTGGGCATTTTCGACTGGATGGGGCTGGAGCGCTGGAGCATATGCAGGGAAGTTGGCAGCCGGTTGCCTGA
- a CDS encoding 3-oxoacyl-ACP reductase, with translation MSDRYIDFANSPIGLRLVGALGLPSPVRLERWQAGRLRPIEGALLLGGGPLTEQVGTFAKRLTDAIFIYGGEPTLATEWIPGHGPKIKAVVYDASHLVQVDQLKQLREFFQPLMKNLDHSAHVVILGRAPESFDDPFAASAQRALEGFSRSLAKELRHGGTLQLLYVGEGAETQLEGALRFFLSPKSAYVSGQVIRLKACETQVQDWTRPLTGLKALVTGAARGIGASIAETLARDGADVILLDVPQAKADLDALAARLSGRSVTLDICAEDAAAQLIEHLPEGVDIVVHNAGITRDKTLANMTPEFWDAVLAVNLNAPQVLTKALLDSGTLRDNGRVILLASISGIAGNRGQTNYAASKAGLIGLAQAWAPALQPRGISINAVAPGFIETRMTADIPFALREAGRRMSSLGQGGLPQDVAEAVAWLAQPGTGAVTGQALRVCGQSLLGA, from the coding sequence ATGTCAGACCGTTACATAGACTTTGCCAATTCGCCCATTGGCCTGCGTCTGGTTGGCGCTCTGGGCTTGCCATCGCCGGTGCGCCTGGAGCGCTGGCAAGCCGGGCGGTTGCGGCCAATCGAGGGTGCCCTGCTTCTGGGCGGTGGACCGCTGACCGAACAGGTCGGCACGTTTGCCAAGCGCCTGACCGATGCGATCTTCATCTACGGCGGCGAACCGACGCTGGCGACCGAATGGATTCCCGGCCATGGCCCGAAAATCAAGGCAGTGGTGTACGACGCCAGCCATCTGGTGCAGGTTGATCAACTCAAGCAGTTGCGCGAATTTTTCCAGCCACTGATGAAAAACCTCGACCACAGCGCCCATGTCGTCATTCTCGGCCGTGCCCCGGAAAGCTTCGATGATCCCTTCGCCGCCAGTGCCCAACGCGCCCTGGAAGGCTTCAGCCGTTCCCTGGCCAAGGAACTTCGCCACGGTGGCACGCTGCAGTTGCTGTACGTCGGTGAGGGCGCCGAAACGCAGCTGGAGGGGGCACTGCGGTTTTTCCTGTCGCCCAAGAGCGCCTACGTTTCCGGACAGGTGATTCGCCTCAAGGCCTGTGAGACCCAGGTCCAGGATTGGACGCGACCGCTCACCGGGCTCAAGGCACTGGTGACCGGCGCCGCACGCGGCATCGGCGCTTCGATTGCCGAAACCCTCGCCCGGGACGGCGCCGACGTGATCCTGCTGGACGTTCCACAGGCCAAGGCCGACCTGGACGCGCTGGCCGCACGCTTGAGCGGGCGCAGCGTGACGCTGGATATCTGTGCCGAAGACGCCGCTGCGCAATTGATCGAACACCTGCCCGAGGGTGTCGATATCGTGGTGCATAACGCGGGCATCACCCGGGACAAGACCTTGGCCAACATGACTCCGGAATTCTGGGACGCCGTGCTGGCGGTCAACCTCAACGCACCACAAGTGCTGACCAAGGCGCTGCTCGACAGCGGCACCCTGCGGGACAATGGCCGCGTTATCTTGCTGGCCTCCATCAGCGGCATCGCCGGCAATCGCGGGCAGACCAACTATGCCGCGAGCAAGGCCGGGCTGATCGGCCTCGCGCAGGCCTGGGCACCGGCCTTGCAGCCCCGGGGAATCAGCATCAATGCCGTGGCGCCAGGTTTCATTGAAACGCGCATGACCGCCGACATCCCCTTCGCCCTGCGCGAAGCCGGGCGGCGCATGAGTTCGCTGGGCCAGGGCGGCTTGCCCCAGGACGTCGCCGAAGCCGTGGCCTGGCTTGCGCAACCGGGTACGGGCGCCGTGACCGGGCAGGCGCTGCGGGTCTGCGGGCAAAGCCTGTTGGGGGCGTGA
- a CDS encoding acetyl-CoA C-acetyltransferase — protein sequence MAQLRRVAIIGGNRIPFARSNGPYATASNQAMLTAALEGLIERYNLHGAHIGEMAAGAVLKFSRDMNLTRECVLGSRLSPSTPAYDVQQACGTGLETVLLVANKIALGQIDSAIAGGVDTTSDAPIAVNEGLRKILLQANRARTTGDKIKTFLQLRPRHLIPDLPRINEPRTGLNMGQHCELMAQTWQIPREEQDQLALESHQKMAASYAEGWHNDLMTPFLGLTRDNNLRPDLTLEKLASLKPAFEKSAKGTMTAGNSTPLTDGASLVLLGSEEWAKARGLPILAYLRDGETAAVDFVNGAEGLLMAPVYAVPRLLARNGLTLQDFDYYEIHEAFAAQVLCTLKAWEDPDYCKTRLGLDAPLGAIDCSRLNVKGSSLAAGHPFAATGGRIVANLAKLLDAAGKGRGLVSICAAAGQGVTVIIER from the coding sequence ATGGCACAGCTACGCCGCGTTGCGATCATCGGTGGTAACCGCATTCCTTTCGCCCGCTCCAACGGGCCTTATGCCACCGCCAGCAACCAGGCGATGCTGACGGCCGCGCTTGAAGGATTGATCGAGCGCTACAACCTGCACGGTGCACACATCGGCGAAATGGCCGCTGGTGCGGTGCTCAAGTTTTCCCGGGACATGAACCTGACGCGTGAATGCGTGCTGGGCTCGCGCTTGTCGCCAAGCACGCCGGCGTATGACGTACAACAGGCCTGCGGCACGGGTCTGGAAACCGTGCTGCTGGTGGCCAATAAAATCGCCCTGGGGCAAATCGACAGCGCCATCGCCGGCGGCGTCGACACCACCTCCGACGCGCCTATCGCGGTCAACGAAGGGCTGCGCAAGATCCTGCTGCAAGCCAATCGGGCCAGGACCACCGGCGACAAGATCAAGACGTTCCTGCAATTGCGCCCTCGGCACCTGATCCCCGATCTGCCGCGCATCAACGAACCGCGCACGGGCCTGAACATGGGCCAACACTGTGAATTGATGGCGCAGACCTGGCAGATTCCCAGGGAAGAACAGGATCAATTGGCCTTGGAAAGTCATCAGAAAATGGCCGCTTCCTACGCCGAGGGCTGGCATAACGATTTGATGACGCCGTTTCTCGGCCTGACCCGCGATAACAATCTGCGTCCGGACCTGACCCTGGAAAAGCTCGCCTCCCTAAAGCCAGCCTTCGAGAAAAGCGCCAAGGGGACGATGACCGCAGGCAACTCCACGCCGCTGACCGATGGCGCGTCGCTGGTGCTGTTAGGCAGTGAAGAATGGGCCAAGGCTCGCGGGCTGCCGATCCTGGCTTACCTGCGTGACGGTGAAACCGCAGCGGTGGATTTCGTCAACGGTGCCGAAGGTTTGCTGATGGCGCCGGTCTACGCCGTGCCGCGGTTGTTGGCGCGCAACGGCCTGACATTGCAGGACTTCGATTATTACGAGATCCACGAAGCGTTCGCCGCCCAAGTGTTGTGCACGTTGAAGGCGTGGGAGGACCCCGACTACTGCAAGACTCGCCTGGGCCTTGATGCGCCGCTGGGCGCCATCGACTGCAGCCGGTTGAATGTGAAGGGCAGTTCGCTGGCCGCCGGGCATCCATTTGCCGCCACCGGCGGGCGCATTGTCGCCAACCTGGCCAAATTGCTGGATGCGGCGGGGAAAGGCCGGGGGCTGGTATCCATCTGCGCCGCCGCCGGCCAGGGCGTCACCGTCATTATCGAGCGCTGA
- a CDS encoding bile acid:sodium symporter family protein, whose translation MQIFRHLKRMVTDWFLCGMLLATLLAYFFPRFGATGGAMHAEWVVNIGIFVVFFLHGVNLSGEQIRHGLRNTRLHLTVQGFTFGVFPLIWLISEGLLGSHVPSLLMLGFFYLCALPSTISSSVALTGSAGGNVPAAILNASLSSVLGIFLTPLLVSFVVGSGAGGIDLGSTLLDLCLMLLLPLVLGQFLRRWLAGFFARYKRYTNVIDKLVILLLVYAAFCNSMVSGIWQQQGNGVLFSAVLGSAVLLAIILWMTTRTARALRFSNADEIAAVFCASKKSLAAGVPMAALIFGNNPGLGLILLPIMIYHPLQLIVCSILAERYVSRQRAQVARQNEAIVSAR comes from the coding sequence ATGCAGATTTTCAGACACCTCAAACGCATGGTGACCGACTGGTTCCTGTGCGGCATGTTGCTCGCCACGCTGTTGGCGTATTTCTTCCCCCGCTTCGGCGCCACGGGTGGCGCAATGCATGCGGAATGGGTCGTGAACATCGGCATCTTCGTGGTGTTTTTCCTCCATGGCGTCAACCTGTCCGGCGAACAGATCCGCCACGGCTTGAGGAACACGCGGCTGCACCTGACGGTGCAAGGTTTTACCTTTGGGGTGTTTCCGTTGATTTGGCTGATCAGCGAAGGGTTGCTGGGCAGCCACGTACCGTCGTTGTTGATGCTGGGTTTTTTTTACCTGTGCGCCCTGCCTTCGACCATTTCTTCATCGGTAGCCCTGACCGGCAGCGCGGGCGGCAACGTGCCGGCAGCGATTCTCAACGCCAGCTTGTCCAGTGTGCTGGGGATTTTCCTGACACCGCTGCTGGTCAGTTTCGTGGTGGGCAGCGGCGCCGGCGGCATCGACCTGGGCTCGACACTGCTCGACCTGTGCCTGATGTTGCTGCTGCCACTGGTGCTCGGGCAGTTTCTGCGGCGCTGGCTGGCCGGCTTTTTCGCCCGGTACAAGCGCTACACCAACGTCATCGACAAACTGGTCATCCTGCTGCTGGTCTATGCGGCGTTCTGCAACTCCATGGTCTCGGGGATATGGCAGCAACAAGGCAATGGCGTATTGTTCAGCGCCGTGCTCGGCAGCGCGGTGTTACTGGCGATCATTCTCTGGATGACCACCCGCACCGCTCGTGCGTTGCGGTTCAGCAACGCCGATGAAATTGCCGCGGTGTTCTGCGCAAGCAAGAAATCCCTGGCTGCGGGGGTGCCGATGGCGGCGTTGATTTTCGGCAACAATCCCGGGCTCGGGCTGATCCTGCTGCCGATCATGATCTACCACCCACTGCAACTGATCGTCTGTTCGATCCTTGCCGAACGCTACGTCAGCCGCCAGCGCGCCCAGGTTGCTCGACAAAACGAGGCAATCGTCAGCGCTCGATAA
- a CDS encoding AraC family transcriptional regulator, with protein sequence MPTNGHLQLERRIPDLTELPRPLYARVESLNAGSWTQAHRHDWVQFSYAISGVLGVHTAEGSFFAPPQRGIWIPADLEHQVVTSTRAEMRSLYVHRQACQWAEARCRVLEVTPLARELIKVFCQFPATYPQGDSEEARLVQVLLDQLAALPEVGFSLPLPRHARLLALCNELIAQPEDNVTLHAWAARLGTSEKTVMRLFQRETGLSFRAWRQRMRLLSSLGSLEKGDSVTSAALSCGYDSTSAFIAAFKGLFGFTPGELFKP encoded by the coding sequence ATGCCGACTAACGGACACCTGCAACTCGAGCGACGCATTCCCGACCTGACGGAATTGCCCCGGCCACTCTATGCCCGGGTCGAAAGCCTGAACGCGGGTTCGTGGACCCAGGCTCATCGCCACGATTGGGTGCAATTCTCCTATGCCATCAGCGGTGTGCTGGGCGTCCACACCGCCGAGGGCAGTTTCTTTGCGCCGCCGCAACGGGGCATCTGGATTCCTGCCGATCTTGAGCATCAGGTCGTGACGTCTACCCGCGCGGAAATGCGCAGTCTTTACGTGCATCGCCAGGCTTGCCAGTGGGCCGAGGCGCGTTGTCGGGTGCTGGAAGTGACCCCGCTGGCGCGAGAGTTGATCAAGGTCTTCTGCCAATTTCCCGCCACCTATCCACAGGGTGATTCCGAGGAGGCGCGCCTGGTCCAGGTACTGCTGGATCAACTGGCAGCGTTGCCGGAGGTGGGTTTTTCCCTTCCGCTGCCCCGACACGCACGCTTGCTCGCGCTGTGCAACGAGTTGATCGCACAGCCCGAAGACAACGTGACGCTACACGCCTGGGCTGCCCGCTTGGGCACTTCGGAGAAAACCGTGATGCGTCTGTTCCAGCGGGAAACCGGCCTGAGTTTTCGCGCCTGGCGCCAGCGTATGCGGCTGCTGTCTTCCCTGGGGTCACTGGAAAAGGGCGACAGTGTGACCAGCGCGGCGTTGTCCTGTGGCTATGATTCGACGTCCGCCTTTATCGCGGCATTCAAGGGCCTGTTCGGTTTCACCCCGGGCGAGTTGTTCAAGCCCTGA